From Magnetococcales bacterium, the proteins below share one genomic window:
- a CDS encoding tetratricopeptide repeat protein, whose product MKSGKSKNRTPAPASSALVAPIQKALELHQAGRLQEAESLYRQILRDQPRHQDAHNLLGFLLHQRGERDEAIVSIQKAIALDPGQPLFHNNLGIVYQNHGKPAEAIACYQKALKLDPRYQAALGNLGTLHQSQGRFDEAIACQEQALKLDPNFFEAHANLGNIHCEQKRFPEAIAAYQTALKHKPDYVNAMHNMAYVLQKLEQYDDAIQWLEKALAIRPDYLEALNCLGNVLQDLGRWQEATACYQKALAFNPRYHEALCNMGNVLCDQGRLDESIACHQQALAIKPDLHESYTHMANALQLQERMDEAIACYHQALAIKPGDETALENLGVACNVQGDLEGAIDCTRQLLAKKKDDPNLIASLLNLLRQICDWQDCPALFDDMMQRFNQGNKLINPFVFLTLPTTPAEQKACAEYYIHRKYRARRNLAAQPNHDPHPRRIRIGYLSCDFLNHATAILMAEMIKLHDRERFEIFIYSYGDNDGKEMRQRIVETCDRFVDLKNVDHENAARQIHADGVHILVELKGFTKGARLEISAQRPAPLQISWLGYPGTMGAPHIDYVVADPFIIPHGQEHHYSEQVVRLPHCYQPNDRLRALPESGPSREACGLPATGLIFSNFNQTYKITPEIFAAWMEVLRQVPESILWLLESNPLVADNLRREAEKRGMDPARIHFAPKLGVAEHLARYHLVDLVLDTFPVTSHTTASDALWIGCPLVTIAGDTFVSRVAGSLLHAIGAPELVATNLEEYVSIALELARNPERLQALRTRIQSNRATSPLFDTPRFTRDLEAVFETIWQRHEAGETPTHLDIPPSFASPESPIRATPTLAPTRPATPVAPPPAPAVTPPFATMPRSEPIALSICVTTESGRAWLPHTLEHLKWTLTTPRAIEILVVTGPEATGNEAMIRNLGSVFPRFRHVTLPRVLSGPALAQAALRSGQGAFRVHLESGDRLIPEILLEELDLMTQDDRIVASHAPWRLWNDATGTDLGLFYPLEEPVIFERNQAANLFNFIALNHIFPEVAIHRAETLVRVSFDLQATYGPVVTTFRANAHGTIRFQPRPFLLSVLRHPTPGAAHTKPGTTSILDQLDHYRSGLEIAASLALSSIGMPDFDPGNRSVVLDLINDFTVRRILVAANIAQANQDYIAASLCLKRALLWSKTEPDRQYIRDLEPTVLIGAAYQALKERFETLPGANSLVCCGVSNPAVVQDSLRQIAPALPVEVRDPATAVGAADRSACLHLTESEEIRATLIQAGVPIDRVVMTTDLLAMFRVTA is encoded by the coding sequence ATGAAATCAGGCAAGTCGAAAAACCGTACCCCCGCCCCGGCCTCATCGGCTCTGGTCGCGCCCATCCAAAAGGCGTTGGAACTCCACCAGGCGGGACGGCTGCAAGAGGCGGAGAGCCTCTATCGTCAGATTCTGCGGGATCAGCCACGCCATCAGGATGCCCACAACCTGCTGGGATTTCTCCTGCACCAACGGGGGGAGCGGGACGAGGCCATAGTCTCGATCCAAAAGGCCATCGCCCTGGATCCGGGCCAGCCGCTGTTTCACAACAACCTCGGCATCGTCTATCAAAACCACGGCAAACCCGCCGAGGCCATCGCCTGTTATCAAAAAGCCTTGAAACTCGATCCCCGCTATCAGGCGGCCCTGGGCAACCTGGGTACCTTGCACCAGTCCCAGGGACGGTTCGACGAGGCCATCGCCTGTCAGGAACAGGCACTGAAACTCGATCCGAACTTCTTCGAGGCCCATGCCAATCTGGGCAACATCCACTGTGAACAAAAACGGTTCCCGGAGGCCATCGCAGCGTATCAAACCGCTTTGAAACACAAACCAGATTACGTCAACGCCATGCACAACATGGCCTACGTGCTGCAAAAACTGGAACAGTACGACGACGCCATCCAGTGGTTGGAAAAAGCCCTGGCCATTCGTCCAGACTATCTGGAAGCCCTCAACTGTCTGGGCAACGTGTTGCAGGATCTGGGACGCTGGCAGGAAGCCACCGCCTGTTACCAAAAGGCCTTGGCCTTCAATCCCCGCTATCACGAAGCCCTGTGCAACATGGGCAATGTGCTGTGCGACCAGGGCCGACTCGACGAATCCATCGCCTGTCACCAGCAGGCTTTGGCCATCAAGCCGGATCTGCACGAATCCTACACCCACATGGCCAACGCCTTGCAACTGCAAGAGCGCATGGACGAAGCCATCGCCTGTTATCATCAGGCCCTGGCCATCAAACCCGGTGACGAAACCGCCCTGGAAAATCTCGGCGTGGCCTGCAACGTCCAGGGCGACCTGGAAGGGGCCATCGACTGCACCCGCCAACTCCTGGCCAAAAAGAAAGATGATCCCAACCTGATCGCCTCCCTGCTCAATCTGTTGCGGCAGATCTGCGACTGGCAGGATTGCCCGGCCCTGTTCGACGACATGATGCAACGTTTCAACCAGGGCAACAAACTGATCAATCCCTTTGTTTTTCTGACCCTGCCCACCACTCCCGCCGAACAGAAAGCCTGCGCCGAATACTACATCCACCGCAAATACCGGGCCCGCCGCAATCTGGCCGCCCAGCCCAACCACGACCCCCATCCCCGACGCATCCGCATCGGTTATCTCTCCTGCGACTTTCTCAATCACGCCACCGCCATCCTGATGGCGGAGATGATCAAGCTCCACGACCGGGAACGGTTCGAGATTTTCATCTACTCCTACGGCGACAACGACGGCAAGGAGATGCGCCAGCGCATCGTCGAAACCTGCGACCGCTTCGTGGACCTGAAAAACGTCGATCACGAAAACGCCGCCCGCCAGATTCACGCGGACGGCGTCCACATTCTGGTAGAACTCAAAGGGTTCACCAAAGGGGCACGGCTGGAAATTTCCGCCCAGCGCCCGGCTCCGCTCCAGATCAGCTGGCTCGGTTATCCCGGCACCATGGGGGCGCCCCACATCGATTACGTCGTCGCCGATCCGTTCATCATTCCCCACGGCCAGGAACACCACTACAGCGAACAGGTGGTCCGTCTGCCCCACTGCTACCAACCCAACGATCGCCTGCGGGCGCTGCCGGAGTCCGGCCCCAGCCGCGAGGCCTGCGGACTGCCCGCAACCGGATTGATCTTTTCCAATTTCAACCAAACCTACAAAATCACCCCGGAAATCTTCGCCGCCTGGATGGAGGTGCTGCGTCAGGTGCCGGAGAGCATTCTGTGGCTGCTGGAATCCAATCCCCTGGTGGCGGACAACCTGCGTCGGGAGGCGGAAAAACGGGGCATGGATCCGGCCCGCATCCATTTCGCCCCCAAACTGGGAGTGGCCGAACATCTGGCCCGTTATCATCTGGTGGATCTGGTACTGGACACCTTTCCCGTCACCTCCCACACCACGGCCAGCGACGCGCTTTGGATCGGCTGTCCCCTGGTGACCATCGCCGGTGACACCTTTGTCTCCCGAGTGGCGGGAAGCCTGCTGCACGCCATCGGCGCGCCGGAACTGGTGGCCACCAACCTGGAGGAGTACGTCTCCATCGCCTTGGAGCTGGCCCGGAATCCGGAACGCCTCCAGGCCCTGCGTACCCGGATTCAGTCCAATCGCGCCACCTCACCCCTGTTCGATACCCCCCGTTTCACCCGGGACCTGGAAGCGGTGTTCGAGACCATCTGGCAACGCCACGAAGCCGGCGAAACCCCGACCCATCTCGATATCCCCCCCTCCTTCGCCTCCCCGGAAAGCCCGATCCGCGCCACCCCGACCCTCGCGCCCACACGCCCGGCAACACCCGTCGCCCCGCCTCCGGCACCCGCGGTCACGCCCCCGTTCGCCACCATGCCCCGCTCCGAACCCATCGCGCTGTCCATCTGCGTCACCACCGAATCGGGTCGGGCCTGGCTCCCCCACACCCTGGAACACCTGAAATGGACCCTGACCACCCCTCGGGCCATCGAAATCCTGGTGGTCACCGGCCCGGAGGCAACCGGCAACGAGGCCATGATCCGCAATCTGGGGAGCGTTTTCCCCCGGTTCCGTCACGTCACCCTGCCCCGTGTCCTATCAGGCCCGGCCCTGGCCCAGGCCGCCTTGCGTTCGGGTCAAGGAGCCTTCCGGGTCCACCTGGAAAGCGGCGACCGACTGATTCCGGAAATCCTCCTGGAAGAACTCGACCTCATGACCCAAGACGACCGGATCGTCGCCTCCCACGCCCCCTGGCGCCTGTGGAACGACGCCACCGGCACGGATCTGGGACTGTTCTATCCCCTGGAAGAGCCGGTCATCTTCGAGCGCAATCAGGCAGCCAATCTGTTCAACTTCATCGCGTTGAACCACATCTTCCCGGAAGTGGCCATCCATCGGGCCGAAACCCTGGTGCGGGTCTCGTTCGATCTTCAGGCCACCTACGGACCGGTGGTCACCACCTTCCGTGCCAACGCCCACGGGACGATCCGCTTTCAGCCCCGCCCCTTCCTGCTGTCGGTGCTGCGCCACCCCACCCCCGGAGCCGCCCACACCAAACCCGGCACCACCAGCATCCTCGACCAGCTCGACCACTACCGCTCCGGCCTGGAGATCGCCGCCTCCCTGGCCCTGTCCAGCATCGGCATGCCGGATTTCGATCCTGGCAACCGGAGCGTGGTCTTGGACCTGATCAACGATTTCACGGTGCGACGCATCCTGGTGGCCGCCAACATCGCCCAGGCCAATCAGGACTATATCGCCGCCTCCCTCTGTCTGAAACGGGCCCTGCTCTGGAGCAAAACCGAACCGGATCGGCAATACATCCGTGACCTGGAGCCGACAGTGCTGATCGGCGCCGCCTATCAGGCCCTGAAAGAACGGTTCGAGACCCTGCCCGGGGCCAACAGTCTGGTCTGTTGCGGGGTGAGCAATCCCGCCGTGGTGCAAGACAGCCTGCGCCAGATCGCCCCCGCCCTGCCAGTGGAGGTGCGGGATCCGGCCACAGCCGTCGGCGCCGCGGATCGCAGCGCCTGTCTGCATCTCACGGAAAGCGAAGAGATCCGCGCCACTCTGATCCAGGCCGGCGTTCCCATCGATCGGGTGGTGATGACCACCGACCTGCTCGCCATGTTCCGGGTCACGGCCTGA
- a CDS encoding methyltransferase domain-containing protein — protein sequence MSVQLDFALKDIGIDIPLVTGLHCGSGAAWKQNWLNTDAETFTGSNGVQTKPVSLFTPDGYAHTNFYYLQHDATTPFPIPDNLFDHCYAEHFIEHLNRDQGLAFLQEVHRMLRPGGILRLSTPDLHANLELFFHTERPAFAQSVAFLEGRVPAWHVRNRAFMVNQLFYFWGHQWIYDFEDLALLLEQAGFPAASIERRAFREGNIAEVEQLDQEARSQENLFVEAVKAP from the coding sequence ATGAGCGTTCAACTTGATTTCGCCTTGAAAGATATCGGCATCGATATCCCGCTGGTGACCGGACTGCATTGCGGCAGTGGCGCGGCCTGGAAACAAAACTGGCTCAACACCGACGCCGAAACCTTTACAGGCAGCAACGGGGTCCAGACCAAGCCCGTCTCCCTGTTCACCCCCGACGGCTACGCGCATACCAACTTCTATTACCTGCAACACGACGCCACCACCCCTTTTCCCATACCCGACAACCTGTTCGACCACTGCTATGCCGAACACTTCATCGAACACTTGAACCGGGACCAGGGACTGGCCTTCCTGCAAGAGGTCCATCGCATGCTGCGTCCCGGCGGCATTCTGCGTCTGAGTACCCCGGATCTGCACGCCAATCTGGAACTGTTCTTCCATACCGAACGACCCGCCTTCGCCCAAAGCGTCGCGTTCCTGGAGGGACGGGTGCCCGCGTGGCATGTGCGCAACCGGGCCTTCATGGTGAATCAACTGTTTTATTTCTGGGGCCACCAGTGGATCTACGACTTCGAGGATCTGGCCTTGCTGCTGGAACAGGCCGGATTCCCCGCCGCGTCCATTGAAAGACGCGCCTTCAGGGAAGGCAACATCGCCGAGGTGGAACAGCTCGATCAAGAGGCCCGCAGCCAGGAAAACCTGTTCGTCGAGGCGGTCAAGGCGCCGTGA
- a CDS encoding methyltransferase domain-containing protein yields the protein MEKPAGYYEGINVHLLNQVPATAGRILEIGCGAGALGACVKERMPGVVYHGLELDPEAASSAAARLDRVFVGSIESDLLSQVEAGYDCIVFGDVLEHLYDPLTALRRVRPLLQPGGIVLCSVPNAQHHSVLASLLSGDFQYQDAGLLDRTHVRFFTYASFIKLMLDAGLVPEIVDATIWDPAPEFSAALKATLIPLRQDPVRGTFYFSAYQYIFRGRLNPGYDVSEPLAFPISFIVPTNDRRVLGDNFLSSAIFRQPHPHQLILLENQPSAGAALANGVRQALHDFVVYAHQDVYLPDRWDLQFTRRVFQARQSLPEARVFGVYGVNLRDGEGVHHGLVMDRHWARESGGPLPVAVESLDEMLIGFWKAGFPGVNPELGYHFYGTDLVCAYREQGGCAAVVEALCFHNSGLGFAVDQAFHHSAQRLIHSPWRKFLPLATSCVVLTAEGAVLLDREREDRSSDTTMRDTTMDAMADAAGRFQETVVKLDASEDLQGLLDWLQSHPHDPGEMLTTAVELLTRRRIRTAYILAMILANQGYHNPVIGLALGAGGVMFGNPMEEQRGLECLRAPQENLPLNDAQRELFQGQIVASVIHELLGMALPEAGAERVGRILALARAVEAGVRKERPSGGEAGGASNDTGAILLDYFENYEHRMIHKWMHYFEIYERHFSRFRGKPVSLLEFGVYHGGSLQMWKHYFGPQARIYGVDVDPRCVELGEENIQILIADQEDRESLRAIKSALPRFDIIIDDGGHTMTQQIVTIEEMYAHLNNGGIYLIEDLHTSYMPAYGGGYRNPESFIEYAKHWIDALHAWHSQSEALTVDARTRSVFGLHYYDSVLVIEKRVIDKPDHFMSGAPSFPLNPDEQVIYDQNRSR from the coding sequence ATGGAAAAACCCGCTGGATATTATGAAGGGATCAATGTTCATCTGCTCAATCAGGTGCCCGCCACGGCTGGCAGGATCCTGGAGATCGGTTGTGGCGCCGGCGCTTTGGGAGCCTGTGTCAAGGAGCGGATGCCCGGGGTGGTCTACCATGGCCTGGAACTCGATCCCGAGGCGGCTTCAAGCGCGGCTGCCCGATTGGATCGGGTGTTTGTCGGCAGCATCGAGTCGGATCTGTTGTCGCAAGTCGAGGCGGGGTATGACTGCATCGTGTTCGGCGATGTGTTGGAACATCTGTATGATCCACTGACGGCGTTGCGTCGGGTGCGGCCCTTGTTGCAGCCGGGGGGGATCGTTTTGTGCAGTGTGCCTAACGCGCAGCATCATTCGGTGCTGGCATCGTTGTTGAGCGGTGATTTCCAGTATCAAGACGCCGGATTGCTGGATCGGACCCATGTGCGTTTTTTTACGTATGCCAGCTTCATCAAGCTGATGCTGGATGCGGGGTTGGTGCCGGAGATCGTGGACGCCACCATTTGGGATCCCGCTCCGGAGTTTTCCGCAGCCCTCAAGGCCACGTTGATCCCGTTGCGACAGGATCCGGTCCGGGGGACGTTTTATTTTTCCGCCTATCAATACATTTTCCGGGGGCGGCTCAATCCGGGTTATGATGTAAGCGAGCCGCTGGCGTTTCCCATCAGTTTCATCGTGCCCACCAACGATCGCAGAGTGTTGGGGGACAATTTTCTCAGTTCCGCGATTTTTCGCCAGCCCCATCCCCATCAACTGATCCTGTTGGAAAACCAGCCCAGCGCCGGCGCCGCCCTGGCCAACGGGGTGCGACAGGCGTTGCACGATTTTGTGGTCTACGCCCATCAGGATGTCTATTTGCCGGATCGCTGGGATCTCCAGTTTACCCGGCGTGTGTTTCAGGCGCGGCAGAGCCTGCCTGAGGCCAGGGTGTTCGGGGTGTACGGGGTCAATCTGCGGGATGGGGAGGGGGTTCACCATGGTCTGGTGATGGATCGCCACTGGGCCAGGGAGAGTGGTGGACCGTTGCCTGTGGCGGTGGAGTCCCTGGATGAAATGTTGATCGGATTCTGGAAGGCCGGTTTTCCGGGCGTGAATCCGGAGTTGGGGTATCATTTTTATGGCACGGATCTGGTGTGCGCCTATCGGGAGCAGGGGGGATGCGCGGCGGTGGTGGAGGCGCTTTGTTTCCACAATTCCGGTCTGGGCTTTGCGGTGGATCAGGCGTTTCACCACTCTGCCCAGCGGTTGATCCACTCCCCATGGCGCAAGTTTCTGCCCTTGGCCACCTCGTGTGTGGTGCTGACCGCGGAAGGAGCTGTGCTGCTTGACCGGGAGCGGGAGGATCGATCTTCTGACACGACGATGAGGGATACGACCATGGATGCAATGGCTGACGCAGCAGGGCGCTTTCAAGAGACGGTGGTGAAGTTGGATGCCAGCGAGGATCTCCAGGGATTGCTGGATTGGCTCCAGAGCCATCCCCACGATCCGGGCGAGATGCTTACGACCGCCGTTGAACTGCTGACCCGCCGCCGGATTCGCACCGCCTACATCCTGGCCATGATTCTGGCCAACCAGGGATATCACAATCCGGTCATTGGGTTGGCCCTCGGCGCCGGAGGGGTGATGTTCGGCAATCCGATGGAAGAACAGCGCGGTCTGGAGTGTCTGCGGGCCCCTCAGGAGAACCTGCCGCTGAACGACGCGCAACGGGAGCTGTTCCAGGGGCAGATTGTCGCATCGGTGATTCATGAACTGTTGGGGATGGCCCTTCCGGAGGCCGGCGCGGAGCGGGTGGGGCGGATTCTGGCGCTTGCCAGGGCCGTGGAGGCGGGTGTGCGGAAGGAGCGTCCGTCAGGGGGCGAGGCCGGTGGCGCTTCCAACGACACGGGTGCGATTCTGTTGGACTATTTCGAGAATTACGAACACCGCATGATCCACAAGTGGATGCACTATTTCGAGATCTATGAACGCCATTTTTCCCGTTTCCGTGGCAAACCGGTCTCTTTGTTGGAGTTCGGTGTCTATCATGGCGGTTCGTTGCAGATGTGGAAGCACTATTTTGGACCCCAGGCCCGGATTTACGGGGTGGATGTGGATCCCAGATGTGTTGAATTGGGTGAAGAGAACATCCAGATCCTGATCGCCGATCAGGAGGACCGGGAATCCTTGCGGGCCATCAAGAGTGCGCTTCCCCGGTTTGACATCATCATCGACGATGGTGGTCATACCATGACTCAGCAGATTGTCACCATCGAGGAGATGTACGCCCATCTCAACAATGGTGGCATCTACCTGATCGAGGATCTGCACACCAGTTACATGCCGGCCTACGGCGGGGGATACCGCAATCCGGAAAGCTTCATCGAATATGCCAAGCATTGGATCGACGCCCTCCACGCGTGGCATTCCCAGAGCGAGGCGTTGACGGTCGATGCCCGTACCCGTTCGGTTTTTGGTTTGCATTATTATGACAGCGTGTTGGTGATCGAAAAGCGCGTCATCGACAAGCCGGACCACTTCATGAGTGGCGCCCCGTCCTTTCCGTTGAATCCGGACGAGCAGGTCATTTACGATCAGAATCGGAGCCGTTGA
- a CDS encoding tetratricopeptide repeat protein, with protein sequence MGREWSIAELVTTAEALVRAGEGERMLALYREWIDGNGDDPFLYLVQYNRGVSLSAVGDPHGAREAYQEALRLNPDFLPTYINLGNVLEHLVSPDAAAACWRQLVARLPQINPDWLEYRNSACKQIGRVADSAEVEWALRIALDLNPRQHDAIEHWISARQQQCQWPVVEPFPRCSKAHLMTGFAPLSLAAYSDDPVLQLANAALYNQKEIRQAPIHFLDAHAALRVAPAPRPRVGYLSSDLRLHAIGFLMVELFERHDPEQVDLYFYYTGQPVEDPIHRRIRAVAPRWRDLHALSDEDAARQILADRIEILVDVNGYTLLARLKLLSMRPAPVIVNWLGYPGTMGSPYHHYVIADSFVIPPENEIFYSEKVVRLPCYQPNDSRRRVAPHRPTRAAMGLPESGVVFCCFNGVRKITAVTWDLWCQVLHRVPGSVMWLLHENDSARNRLRELAVERGIDPDRLVFAPLLINEEHLARYPLVDLVLDCFPYGAHTTASDALWMGVPILTLAGLSFASRVCGSLVRAAGLGELVCATGEEYVARAVELGTHPELLQGLRARLEAQRHQCVLFDMTTLARRLEGLFVAMREDFLADRVPRPDLTNLEVYQEIGIGLDPEAGGWRGSRAGLIAAYEQGLASRDRLCHLGSDRRLWTDETRVRFQPGADFHETIGALDEARDLEGLIACAGGGAFTIGEKMEAIPGLLRGGRVLAAYIVAMMLANGGAFSPGIAMALWAGGIVFGNTQEEERGILAWQGLMAGMGEGERSGLRVQVEALMAWVALHVPVVTPERLGRLLVTF encoded by the coding sequence ATGGGGCGGGAGTGGAGTATCGCGGAGTTGGTCACCACGGCCGAGGCGCTGGTGCGGGCCGGAGAGGGCGAGCGGATGCTGGCGTTGTATCGGGAGTGGATCGACGGCAACGGGGACGATCCGTTTTTGTATCTGGTCCAGTACAACCGGGGGGTTTCCCTGAGCGCGGTGGGGGATCCCCATGGGGCGCGGGAGGCCTATCAGGAGGCGTTGCGTCTGAATCCGGATTTTCTGCCGACCTACATCAATCTGGGCAATGTGCTGGAACACCTGGTTTCGCCGGACGCGGCGGCGGCTTGTTGGCGTCAGTTGGTGGCGCGGTTGCCCCAGATCAATCCCGATTGGTTGGAGTATCGGAATTCGGCTTGCAAGCAGATTGGCCGGGTGGCGGACTCCGCCGAGGTGGAGTGGGCGTTGCGCATTGCCCTGGATCTCAATCCCCGTCAGCACGACGCCATCGAACACTGGATCAGCGCCCGGCAGCAGCAGTGCCAATGGCCGGTGGTGGAGCCCTTCCCCCGCTGTTCCAAGGCCCATCTCATGACCGGTTTCGCGCCGCTTTCGTTGGCGGCCTACAGTGACGATCCGGTGTTGCAACTGGCCAACGCCGCTTTGTACAACCAGAAAGAGATCCGCCAGGCCCCGATCCATTTTCTCGATGCCCATGCCGCTCTGCGGGTCGCTCCCGCGCCTCGGCCCAGGGTGGGTTATCTCTCTTCGGATCTGCGGCTGCACGCCATCGGTTTTTTGATGGTGGAGCTGTTCGAGCGGCACGATCCGGAGCAGGTTGACTTGTATTTCTATTATACCGGCCAGCCGGTGGAGGATCCGATTCACCGGCGCATTCGGGCGGTGGCCCCCCGTTGGCGGGATTTGCACGCCTTGTCCGACGAGGATGCGGCCCGTCAGATCCTGGCGGACCGGATCGAAATTCTGGTGGATGTCAACGGTTACACCCTGTTGGCCCGTCTGAAGCTGCTTTCCATGCGTCCGGCCCCGGTGATCGTCAATTGGCTGGGCTATCCGGGGACCATGGGGTCGCCGTATCACCATTACGTGATCGCCGATTCCTTTGTGATTCCGCCGGAAAACGAGATTTTCTACTCGGAGAAGGTGGTGCGTCTGCCCTGTTATCAGCCCAACGACTCCCGTCGTCGGGTGGCGCCCCACCGTCCCACCCGCGCCGCAATGGGCTTGCCGGAGTCGGGGGTGGTGTTTTGCTGTTTCAACGGGGTGCGCAAGATCACCGCGGTGACGTGGGATCTGTGGTGTCAGGTGCTGCACCGGGTGCCGGGGAGCGTGATGTGGCTGCTGCACGAAAACGATTCGGCCCGGAATCGGTTGCGGGAGTTGGCGGTGGAGCGGGGAATCGATCCGGACCGGCTGGTTTTTGCTCCGTTGTTGATCAATGAAGAGCATCTGGCCCGTTATCCGCTGGTGGATCTGGTGCTGGACTGTTTTCCCTATGGTGCCCATACCACCGCTTCGGACGCTTTGTGGATGGGGGTGCCGATTTTGACTCTGGCGGGACTCTCTTTCGCCTCCCGGGTGTGCGGCAGTCTGGTGCGGGCGGCGGGACTCGGGGAACTGGTCTGTGCCACCGGGGAGGAGTATGTGGCCAGAGCTGTGGAACTGGGTACCCATCCGGAGTTGCTTCAGGGGTTGCGCGCCCGTCTGGAGGCGCAGCGCCATCAATGTGTCCTGTTCGACATGACCACCCTGGCGCGGCGGCTGGAAGGGCTGTTCGTGGCCATGCGGGAGGATTTTCTGGCGGATCGGGTGCCCCGTCCCGATTTGACCAATCTGGAGGTTTATCAGGAGATCGGCATCGGATTGGATCCGGAGGCCGGGGGATGGCGTGGCAGTCGGGCCGGGTTGATCGCGGCTTATGAACAGGGTCTGGCGTCACGGGACCGGTTGTGCCATCTGGGCAGCGACCGGCGGTTGTGGACCGATGAAACCCGGGTGCGGTTTCAGCCGGGGGCGGATTTTCACGAGACCATCGGGGCGTTGGATGAGGCCCGGGATCTGGAAGGCTTGATCGCCTGTGCCGGCGGAGGGGCTTTCACCATCGGAGAGAAGATGGAGGCCATCCCCGGCTTGTTGCGGGGGGGACGGGTGTTGGCGGCTTATATCGTGGCCATGATGCTGGCCAATGGGGGAGCCTTTTCTCCTGGAATCGCCATGGCCTTGTGGGCCGGAGGCATCGTGTTCGGCAATACCCAGGAAGAGGAGCGGGGCATTCTGGCCTGGCAGGGTCTGATGGCTGGCATGGGGGAAGGGGAACGGTCGGGTTTGCGGGTCCAGGTGGAGGCGCTGATGGCCTGGGTGGCGCTGCACGTGCCGGTGGTGACGCCGGAACGGCTCGGACGTTTGCTGGTCACGTTTTAG